The Candidatus Nitrosocosmicus franklandus genome contains a region encoding:
- a CDS encoding DEAD/DEAH box helicase produces the protein MPPAISSLKFPFDLKSDQLAAVESWMNNGCKGSIIYSTGTGKTEIAFECARKACIKDTTNSKDKANINTYNILFLVPRIVLIEQNITRLRKYNIPNESIGAFYGEKKNHKEITISTYQSTINNHKLIEKARMVILDEVHLLSNTAFSFKNLFKVITSDPKRRILGLTATINERDSRYKEIIEIIPPVKKYLIKEAVDDGRLAKPEIITIDVALTSEEREIYKKSSEMIRNLSYKLNAYDPGLISRILYQGGMRSKYAKEWFNQVKIRKDLLNSSRRKLDKAVTIIEKHRNEKLMVFSETIESITKLREILITKDIKSEIIHSKIKTKERKSILEKWGIEFFPLLSVHTLEIGFDIPQVGIAIILSNTSNINQIAQRIGRVIRKTEEKNSASIYLIYAKETKDNNILRMVDKAVGNKSSKAIRKSTKQTKITDSFE, from the coding sequence ATGCCCCCTGCCATTAGCTCACTGAAGTTCCCATTTGACTTAAAGTCTGATCAACTGGCTGCTGTGGAATCGTGGATGAACAATGGCTGTAAGGGCTCAATCATATATTCCACTGGAACTGGAAAGACCGAAATTGCTTTTGAGTGTGCTAGGAAAGCATGTATAAAAGATACAACCAACAGCAAAGACAAGGCCAATATAAATACATATAACATATTATTTCTTGTTCCAAGAATTGTTTTGATAGAGCAAAATATAACCAGACTACGGAAATATAATATACCAAATGAATCTATCGGGGCATTTTATGGGGAGAAAAAAAACCATAAAGAGATTACCATATCAACCTACCAAAGCACAATAAATAATCACAAGCTTATTGAAAAGGCGAGAATGGTAATCCTTGATGAAGTGCATCTTTTAAGTAACACAGCGTTTTCCTTCAAGAACTTATTCAAGGTAATAACGTCAGATCCTAAAAGGCGAATCCTAGGTTTGACTGCCACTATAAATGAACGTGATTCTAGATACAAAGAGATCATAGAAATAATACCGCCTGTCAAAAAGTACTTGATCAAGGAAGCAGTTGATGATGGACGATTAGCCAAACCAGAAATCATTACCATAGACGTGGCCTTAACAAGTGAAGAAAGAGAGATTTATAAAAAATCCAGTGAAATGATTCGAAATCTCTCTTATAAGCTCAATGCTTATGATCCTGGATTGATTTCAAGAATATTATATCAAGGAGGAATGAGATCCAAGTATGCTAAAGAATGGTTTAACCAAGTAAAAATCAGAAAGGATTTACTCAACTCATCCAGGAGAAAATTAGATAAAGCTGTTACTATAATAGAGAAACATAGAAACGAAAAACTGATGGTTTTTAGCGAAACTATCGAATCTATAACAAAATTAAGGGAAATTCTGATCACAAAAGATATCAAATCTGAAATAATCCATTCAAAAATAAAAACAAAGGAAAGAAAATCGATTTTGGAAAAATGGGGAATCGAATTTTTTCCATTACTATCCGTTCATACCTTGGAGATAGGTTTTGATATTCCACAAGTTGGGATTGCAATAATTCTATCAAATACGTCCAACATTAATCAGATTGCACAACGGATAGGAAGAGTTATCAGAAAAACAGAGGAAAAAAATAGTGCCTCAATATACCTTATTTATGCAAAAGAAACTAAAGATAATAACATTCTGAGAATGGTAGATAAAGCTGTGGGTAACAAAAGTAGTAAAGCAATTAGGAAAAGTACCAAACAAACCAAGATAACAGACTCATTTGAATAA
- the ahcY gene encoding adenosylhomocysteinase produces MEYRIKDISLSDKGKKKIEWAESHMPVLLSLKKKYEESKPLKGLVVGGCLHVTKETAVLTKTLAAAGATVAWSGCNPLSTNDDIAASLVKDEGLSVFASRGVTNKEYYDDIYSVLKFNPDITIDDGADLTIEFHKNLDKYGKNIIGGTEETTTGVLRLKALETNSKLGYPIIAVNDAETKHDFDNVYGTGQSALDGIIRATNVLLSGKTVVVAGYGHVGKGIASRARGLGASVIVTEVDPINALKARMDGYTVKPMEEAASSGDIFITSTGCKDVIARKHVEKMKNGVLLANAGHFNVEISIDDIKELSYESKKINENVEQFLLKNNNKINLIGEGRLVNLVAAEGHPSEVMDMSFANQFLSVLYLLKNKGTLENKIYKIDREQDIMIARLKLESMGISIDKLSENQSKYLNEYGEGT; encoded by the coding sequence ATGGAGTACAGAATAAAGGATATTTCATTATCAGATAAAGGTAAAAAGAAGATTGAATGGGCTGAATCACACATGCCGGTCCTGTTATCCTTAAAAAAAAAATATGAAGAATCAAAACCCTTGAAAGGTCTCGTAGTTGGTGGATGCTTACATGTAACAAAAGAGACTGCGGTCTTGACAAAGACGCTAGCCGCAGCAGGTGCAACTGTGGCATGGTCTGGATGCAATCCCCTTAGCACAAACGATGATATTGCAGCATCATTGGTGAAAGATGAAGGGTTGTCGGTCTTTGCAAGCCGTGGTGTTACCAATAAAGAGTATTACGACGATATCTATTCAGTCTTAAAATTTAATCCCGATATTACAATTGACGATGGCGCTGACCTGACCATCGAATTTCATAAAAACCTTGATAAATATGGAAAAAATATTATTGGAGGCACGGAGGAGACAACAACAGGAGTACTACGGCTAAAGGCATTAGAAACGAACTCAAAATTAGGATATCCAATAATAGCGGTGAATGACGCAGAAACAAAGCACGATTTTGACAATGTTTACGGTACGGGTCAGTCTGCTTTGGATGGTATAATTAGGGCGACTAATGTGTTACTTTCTGGAAAAACTGTTGTTGTCGCAGGTTACGGTCATGTTGGCAAAGGAATAGCCAGTAGGGCCAGAGGGTTAGGAGCATCCGTTATTGTTACCGAAGTCGATCCAATAAACGCACTCAAGGCCAGAATGGATGGATATACGGTCAAACCTATGGAAGAGGCTGCTTCCTCAGGCGATATTTTTATAACTTCAACAGGATGCAAGGATGTCATAGCACGAAAACACGTGGAAAAAATGAAAAACGGGGTATTGTTAGCTAATGCTGGTCATTTTAATGTAGAAATTTCTATCGATGATATTAAGGAGCTTTCTTATGAATCAAAGAAGATAAACGAAAATGTCGAGCAGTTTCTCTTGAAAAATAATAATAAGATAAACTTGATAGGGGAAGGACGATTAGTTAATTTGGTGGCTGCAGAGGGTCATCCCTCCGAGGTAATGGATATGAGCTTTGCGAATCAATTCTTATCTGTACTGTATCTTTTGAAAAATAAAGGAACCCTTGAAAATAAGATATACAAGATTGATAGAGAACAAGATATAATGATAGCTCGTTTAAAACTTGAATCGATGGGTATTAGTATAGATAAATTGTCAGAGAATCAAAGTAAATATCTTAATGAATATGGAGAAGGTACTTAA
- a CDS encoding preprotein translocase subunit Sec61beta, with protein sequence MSKKAKKNAPLPASSAGLLRFFEDETKGIKVKPEIIFGIAGALIAISIAIKILVPI encoded by the coding sequence ATGAGTAAGAAGGCGAAGAAAAATGCACCTCTTCCTGCATCGAGCGCGGGATTATTAAGGTTCTTTGAAGACGAGACTAAAGGGATAAAGGTTAAACCAGAAATCATATTTGGTATAGCAGGAGCATTAATTGCAATATCCATAGCAATAAAAATTTTGGTGCCAATTTAA
- a CDS encoding TIGR00725 family protein yields the protein MKKLQIGVIGYNSGSSIQISKSTLNTAYEVGKYIAKRNAILISGGLGGVMEYSCMGAKDHGGFTIGIVPHENSIQANDYCDVVICTGIGLSRDFIVAYSSDGIISVGGGVGTLIELCVGYMTKKPMVAIENSGGVSDIYGGKFLDERKRIIIETNRDPASAVDYIISKIRFE from the coding sequence TTGAAAAAACTGCAAATAGGGGTAATTGGCTATAATAGTGGAAGTTCGATCCAAATAAGCAAGTCGACTCTAAATACAGCCTATGAGGTCGGCAAATACATAGCCAAAAGGAATGCAATTTTGATTAGCGGGGGACTTGGAGGAGTTATGGAGTATTCATGCATGGGTGCAAAAGATCACGGTGGTTTTACTATTGGAATTGTACCCCACGAGAATAGTATTCAAGCAAATGATTATTGTGATGTGGTTATCTGTACTGGAATTGGTCTATCCCGTGATTTTATTGTGGCCTATTCCTCCGATGGGATCATATCTGTTGGCGGTGGAGTGGGAACATTAATTGAATTATGCGTTGGTTATATGACTAAGAAACCGATGGTTGCTATTGAGAACAGCGGTGGCGTGTCAGATATCTATGGGGGAAAATTTTTAGATGAGCGAAAAAGGATAATCATCGAAACTAATAGAGATCCAGCTAGTGCGGTCGATTACATAATTTCAAAAATTAGGTTTGAATAA
- a CDS encoding transcription initiation factor IIB: protein MHPEGKVEKSKPLVCEFCKSDSVIFDNVSFEYVCSACGCVSSQDPNSDSMTSFRVNSAYNDRTRTGMPESLAIHNKGLSTLIGIGDTDARGKALEPSQKNSIQRLRTWNNRAQLNDSVSRNLEKALKLLNNFGDKLYLSQAVVEGAAYIYRKAAIKKLAKGRSTLGLVGAALYAACRETATPKTITDIATACNITTKDIMSHYKLILKELSLQMPVLHGPDYVTLICNRLQLSEKTKREALRIYSMVQQNRISIGKNPRALAGSIIYLASQNCNEFLRQVEICQVAEISTVSLRKRCKEIKSKINL from the coding sequence ATGCATCCAGAAGGCAAGGTAGAAAAATCAAAGCCATTAGTGTGTGAGTTTTGTAAGAGTGATTCAGTTATTTTTGATAATGTATCTTTTGAATACGTATGTTCAGCTTGTGGGTGTGTTTCAAGTCAAGATCCGAATTCTGATTCAATGACTAGTTTTAGGGTCAATTCAGCTTATAATGATCGGACAAGGACAGGGATGCCCGAGTCTTTAGCTATACATAACAAGGGATTATCCACTTTGATCGGGATTGGAGACACAGACGCCAGGGGCAAAGCCTTGGAGCCATCTCAGAAAAACAGTATACAAAGATTACGAACATGGAATAATCGAGCACAACTTAACGATTCTGTTTCCCGAAATTTAGAAAAGGCTCTTAAGTTGCTGAATAACTTTGGGGATAAATTATACCTCAGTCAAGCCGTAGTGGAAGGAGCAGCATATATTTACCGAAAGGCTGCGATAAAAAAGTTGGCAAAAGGTCGATCGACTCTAGGTTTAGTGGGAGCAGCGTTGTATGCGGCATGTAGAGAAACCGCTACTCCTAAAACCATAACAGATATTGCGACCGCCTGTAATATCACTACCAAAGATATAATGTCTCATTATAAATTGATACTGAAAGAACTTTCATTGCAAATGCCCGTATTACACGGTCCAGATTATGTAACCCTCATATGTAACAGGTTACAATTAAGTGAAAAGACGAAGAGAGAGGCATTACGAATATATTCAATGGTACAACAAAACAGGATCTCAATTGGGAAAAATCCAAGGGCCTTGGCCGGATCTATAATATACTTGGCCTCACAAAATTGTAATGAATTTTTGAGACAGGTAGAAATTTGCCAAGTTGCAGAAATTTCCACTGTTTCATTGAGAAAAAGATGCAAAGAGATAAAATCTAAAATAAACCTCTAA
- a CDS encoding OB-fold nucleic acid binding domain-containing protein: protein MKINELTSDMRHVTVEGTIDKISEPRTVNLRAGGSALVADAIISDETGSIKLSLWDDQIKMVKEGDRISIDNGYTQAFRGENSLNIGRYGKIAVLEG, encoded by the coding sequence ATGAAGATTAATGAACTAACAAGTGATATGAGACATGTAACAGTTGAAGGAACTATAGATAAAATCAGTGAACCAAGAACGGTTAACTTACGTGCAGGAGGTTCTGCTCTTGTTGCAGATGCCATAATTTCGGATGAAACCGGTAGTATAAAGCTCTCTTTGTGGGATGATCAAATCAAGATGGTGAAGGAAGGTGATAGGATTTCTATCGACAATGGGTACACTCAAGCATTCAGAGGAGAAAACAGCCTTAATATAGGACGTTATGGCAAAATTGCAGTCTTGGAAGGATAG
- a CDS encoding PH domain-containing protein: MPLRDFLVPEEQVKYICRRDIEYANKKYDLFITNKRIVLYRESGIFNKSEDVVCEKIERLQGLEYKEKGGLLNLAKISINGGIKLDIKGPSKEVRNMFKILECLINSK; encoded by the coding sequence ATGCCTCTAAGAGATTTCTTGGTCCCAGAAGAGCAAGTCAAATACATATGTAGAAGAGATATTGAATATGCGAACAAGAAATATGACTTGTTCATCACAAACAAAAGAATTGTACTGTACCGGGAAAGCGGAATATTCAATAAATCTGAAGACGTTGTTTGTGAAAAAATAGAAAGACTTCAGGGTTTGGAATATAAGGAAAAAGGAGGATTATTAAATTTAGCAAAAATTTCAATTAATGGCGGGATTAAACTAGACATTAAGGGTCCTTCAAAAGAAGTAAGAAATATGTTTAAGATATTGGAATGTTTGATCAATTCAAAATAA
- a CDS encoding DUF2070 family protein, with protein sequence MSDFESDSVSSLHKRWLFTNINPSSEKFSYLISILSLVTNVALINFVITPHTVTDFLVSFPIIAAVFSVTLIFDYLSLKGTPLNRFSKVLHVSAFANLLWTLTVIGGYISEFIINTNSLNINFVLQGMFMAIGLRIGIFVSVFGASLKRTIPISFIQPLIIFILFSFFYFNHIFYTNFTVYIFGSIILFIGVMWTIIVDRIGRPNFTSAFKILQAFLIAWTENKSDEMEKIAEAKASPKVVNTLIMRFKPENQKDISLVLPELHPGPFNPIGGSNLPFDIFKFYSNSAMVMHSISDHSLNIPSKREVEKYLKSLNQINHLESGSTCSIPIVVTKNDCNCSGFAMGKNVIILFSKSPSGMEDIPLEVKTELETYAQQVGFEQILIIDAHNSLGTKIEENDIKTLVSIGKETLVKLKESPQYEFKIGYKNSYQINDQTIKELKKMPDLGRGQFGVLAISIKNEIYLLCWIDSNNMKNGIREKIAMTLTDQGFRIIEICTSDTHSTSGKRNTKGYYTLGDVTPEDKIINVFNILATHAKTNLEQSTFEIYKTESKVMVMGTDQFDDYSIALEKSFLVTKIFLAITFVVYVLMLLLT encoded by the coding sequence ATGAGTGATTTTGAATCCGATAGTGTTTCTAGCCTTCATAAAAGATGGCTTTTTACTAACATAAATCCCTCTTCAGAAAAATTTTCCTATTTAATATCAATATTAAGTTTAGTTACTAATGTTGCACTTATTAACTTCGTTATTACACCTCATACGGTAACAGATTTCCTAGTAAGTTTTCCGATTATTGCAGCAGTATTTTCTGTAACTTTAATATTTGATTACTTGTCACTTAAGGGAACTCCCTTAAACAGATTTTCAAAGGTATTACATGTATCTGCTTTTGCAAATTTATTGTGGACTTTAACAGTAATAGGCGGTTACATCTCTGAATTCATAATTAACACAAATAGCTTAAACATTAACTTCGTCCTGCAAGGTATGTTTATGGCTATCGGCCTTAGAATTGGAATTTTTGTTTCCGTGTTCGGGGCTTCCTTAAAAAGAACTATACCAATTTCATTTATTCAACCTTTAATTATTTTTATATTATTTTCTTTTTTTTATTTCAATCATATATTTTACACCAATTTTACAGTTTACATATTCGGTTCAATAATTCTGTTTATTGGTGTAATGTGGACCATTATAGTTGACAGGATAGGCAGACCCAACTTTACTAGTGCATTCAAGATCTTGCAAGCCTTCTTGATCGCATGGACGGAAAACAAATCTGATGAAATGGAGAAAATAGCAGAAGCAAAAGCCAGTCCAAAGGTAGTTAATACACTCATTATGAGATTTAAACCAGAGAATCAAAAGGATATTTCACTAGTATTACCGGAGTTACATCCAGGTCCGTTTAATCCCATTGGTGGAAGCAATTTACCATTTGATATCTTTAAGTTCTACTCAAATTCGGCAATGGTTATGCACAGTATATCAGATCATTCTCTTAACATACCATCTAAGAGAGAGGTAGAAAAGTACTTAAAATCACTAAATCAAATAAATCATCTTGAATCAGGATCAACATGCTCCATACCAATAGTTGTGACCAAAAACGATTGTAATTGCAGTGGTTTTGCCATGGGCAAGAATGTCATAATTCTATTTTCGAAATCGCCTTCTGGTATGGAGGATATACCGCTAGAAGTAAAAACAGAACTTGAAACCTACGCTCAACAGGTTGGATTTGAACAGATCTTGATCATTGATGCTCATAATTCACTTGGCACAAAGATTGAAGAAAATGACATCAAGACACTTGTAAGCATAGGTAAAGAAACCCTCGTAAAGCTCAAAGAATCGCCTCAATATGAATTTAAGATTGGTTACAAGAATAGCTATCAGATTAATGATCAAACAATTAAGGAATTAAAAAAAATGCCAGATTTGGGGCGTGGTCAATTTGGAGTACTTGCGATCTCAATCAAGAATGAAATTTACTTACTTTGCTGGATTGATTCTAACAATATGAAGAATGGCATTCGAGAAAAAATAGCCATGACTTTAACCGACCAGGGATTTAGGATAATAGAGATATGTACTTCGGACACACATTCAACGTCAGGAAAAAGGAATACAAAAGGCTATTATACACTTGGAGATGTTACACCTGAAGATAAAATAATAAATGTATTTAACATATTGGCAACACATGCCAAAACAAATCTTGAGCAATCAACATTTGAAATTTACAAAACAGAAAGCAAAGTTATGGTAATGGGAACTGATCAATTCGACGACTATTCAATTGCATTGGAAAAATCCTTTCTAGTTACAAAAATATTTCTCGCGATCACATTTGTGGTATATGTGCTAATGTTACTTTTAACCTAA
- a CDS encoding DNA-3-methyladenine glycosylase gives MRLGRTFFENETHLVAQSLIGKLIVRYVSFYGNYYRLSGLITETEAYGYLNDPASHAFKGETMRNRPMFGQVGKAYVYFIYGNHYCLNVVAKAQNDHAGAVLIRSIEPIDGIGLMKIFRNTEEISKLTTGPGRLAQALRITRKHNNLDLADMNNKILYIEDNRCPKIGKDFILESSERIGISLANEIQWRYIMLVRNSSYDGFVPSSFISKQS, from the coding sequence TTGAGGTTAGGAAGAACTTTTTTTGAAAACGAAACTCACTTGGTGGCCCAATCTTTAATAGGTAAGTTGATTGTTAGATACGTAAGTTTTTATGGAAATTATTATAGATTAAGTGGATTAATCACAGAAACTGAAGCGTATGGATACCTGAATGACCCAGCTAGTCATGCATTCAAGGGAGAAACTATGAGAAATCGACCAATGTTCGGTCAAGTAGGAAAAGCTTATGTATATTTTATCTATGGTAATCATTACTGTTTAAATGTAGTAGCTAAAGCCCAAAATGATCACGCTGGAGCTGTCCTGATAAGATCAATTGAACCCATAGACGGAATTGGCTTGATGAAGATTTTTAGAAATACAGAAGAGATTTCAAAACTTACTACAGGTCCGGGTAGATTAGCACAAGCTTTGAGGATTACAAGAAAACACAATAATTTGGATCTTGCTGATATGAACAATAAGATATTATACATCGAAGACAATAGGTGCCCAAAGATTGGCAAAGATTTTATCTTAGAAAGCTCCGAGAGAATTGGTATTTCTTTGGCAAATGAAATACAATGGAGGTATATAATGCTGGTGAGGAATTCTTCATATGACGGATTTGTGCCTAGCTCATTTATTTCGAAGCAAAGCTAA
- a CDS encoding glycosyltransferase family 2 protein, protein MIDNPALLVATILWIFFIPNAVKLFYRFVRNSRKFIEKDLRRIPNDPKIIFQITTRSATKTSVVKRGIQSIIESCKFTKYSKYEIIIVTEDVNDKKTLQGLPCEVLCVDQSFTPNAIKKARALQYAVLHRRKQRKQNSSHWIFHMDDESYVVPQTILSILKFIREKKGIASEGPIFYPLKFEKANRITALAESMRSFGCFECVTHMHNPPPIHMHGSNLLVRSDVEDKIGWEFGPILAEDQRFGYELFKKYGRNSMGWHGGILLEQPPLNIKDHFMQRRRWVIGNLQNIENFSKFFKFRLIYKCTSFFLGFVSGVISLCLAFYINIPKVSNVFSYASFDWNNNVAFDFSVWVDRITHINSNYNEIFRPLTDIQIFDSTLALILLFSWVVWLFSYQAGLFLNLRYTRIGWFKRIILHIQTFILAPFLGLLESFPAFYSVIEFYFYKLIGQNKIKSYDFYVVKK, encoded by the coding sequence TTGATTGATAATCCTGCTTTGCTGGTAGCTACTATTTTGTGGATATTCTTTATTCCCAATGCAGTTAAACTATTCTATAGATTTGTTAGAAATAGTCGTAAATTTATAGAAAAGGATCTTAGGAGAATTCCAAACGATCCAAAAATTATATTCCAGATTACTACAAGATCAGCAACAAAGACTAGCGTTGTAAAACGTGGTATTCAATCGATCATTGAATCTTGCAAATTTACAAAATATTCAAAATATGAAATTATTATAGTAACGGAGGACGTTAATGACAAGAAGACATTACAGGGATTACCATGCGAAGTATTATGTGTTGATCAATCATTTACTCCAAATGCAATAAAAAAGGCAAGAGCACTGCAGTATGCTGTATTACATAGAAGAAAACAGAGAAAGCAAAATTCAAGTCACTGGATCTTTCATATGGATGATGAAAGCTATGTCGTACCGCAAACAATACTTTCGATATTAAAATTTATTCGAGAAAAAAAGGGCATTGCAAGCGAAGGGCCTATATTTTATCCTCTAAAATTCGAGAAAGCAAACAGGATAACTGCACTGGCAGAATCGATGAGATCTTTTGGTTGTTTTGAGTGTGTTACACATATGCATAACCCTCCTCCAATACACATGCATGGAAGCAATCTTTTGGTTAGATCTGATGTCGAAGATAAGATAGGCTGGGAATTTGGTCCAATCTTGGCTGAAGATCAGAGGTTTGGATACGAGTTATTTAAGAAATATGGGAGAAACTCTATGGGTTGGCATGGTGGAATCTTGTTAGAACAGCCTCCTTTAAATATAAAAGATCATTTTATGCAGAGAAGGAGATGGGTAATAGGTAATCTGCAAAATATTGAAAACTTTTCGAAATTCTTTAAGTTCCGATTGATATACAAATGTACTTCGTTCTTCTTGGGTTTCGTTTCGGGTGTGATATCATTGTGTCTTGCCTTCTATATTAACATACCAAAAGTCTCCAATGTGTTCTCTTATGCTAGCTTTGATTGGAATAATAATGTAGCCTTTGACTTTTCTGTTTGGGTAGACCGGATCACACACATAAACAGCAATTATAACGAAATATTCAGACCATTAACGGACATTCAAATATTTGATAGCACGCTTGCATTGATCTTATTGTTCTCTTGGGTAGTTTGGCTGTTTTCATACCAGGCTGGTTTGTTTCTCAATCTAAGATATACACGGATTGGATGGTTTAAGAGAATTATTCTACACATTCAAACTTTTATTCTCGCTCCTTTTCTGGGTCTGTTAGAATCATTTCCAGCTTTTTATTCAGTGATAGAATTTTATTTTTACAAGCTGATAGGTCAAAATAAGATAAAATCTTATGATTTTTATGTAGTGAAAAAGTAG
- the yciH gene encoding stress response translation initiation inhibitor YciH, which translates to MAVICKKCGLPDDLCACGELDKEDTRIVVRLETRRFSKTTTMIEGLDPKINDIHTIVKELKSRLACGGTAKDGFILLQGDHRDIVKNYLVVKGFNESSIEVM; encoded by the coding sequence ATGGCTGTGATATGCAAAAAATGTGGCCTACCTGATGATTTGTGTGCATGTGGAGAGTTAGACAAGGAAGATACTCGGATTGTTGTGAGATTAGAAACTCGACGGTTTTCAAAAACAACTACAATGATAGAGGGATTAGATCCCAAAATTAATGATATTCACACAATAGTAAAGGAATTGAAAAGCAGACTTGCATGCGGAGGCACAGCTAAAGATGGCTTTATACTTTTGCAAGGGGATCATCGTGACATTGTAAAAAATTATCTTGTTGTTAAGGGATTTAACGAATCGTCTATTGAAGTAATGTAA
- a CDS encoding 3-hydroxyacyl-CoA dehydrogenase family protein has translation MTIKNITVLGSGIMGHGIAQVSAMAGYKVFLRDIEQVFLDKAMEKIKWSLQKLTEKNKITSENAVTIYNNITPVIDLKKATENTDLIIEAVPEDFKLKEKVYGELNEIVKNEVIFASNTSTLPITELSKLTNHPENFIGVHFFNPPQLMKLVEVIPGKDTDKQVVDELTRFVHSIDKNPVICKKDVSGFIVNRIFIPLVHEALHSMDRDKVSMDVIDSAVKFKLNFPMGIFELADYTGLDVIYKASYEMSLRDKHVLLMHPRIKELYEGNQLGQKTGKGFYEYKKENYERVNLTEEKAAQYEPLSIVGVAANNAAWLVENEVCTLEDLNLALSLGMGLKTGIFDLVRKLSPSRVLENLKSLGEQQEFYHPNKYIENFK, from the coding sequence ATGACGATTAAAAATATTACAGTGCTAGGTTCGGGTATCATGGGTCATGGCATAGCACAGGTGTCTGCGATGGCCGGTTATAAGGTTTTCCTTAGAGATATCGAACAAGTATTTTTGGACAAAGCCATGGAAAAGATAAAATGGTCGTTACAAAAATTGACTGAGAAAAATAAGATAACGAGTGAAAATGCCGTTACAATTTATAATAACATTACTCCGGTGATTGATTTGAAAAAAGCAACAGAAAACACCGATTTGATCATAGAAGCAGTTCCAGAAGACTTTAAGTTAAAAGAAAAAGTTTATGGCGAATTGAACGAGATAGTAAAGAATGAAGTAATCTTTGCATCAAATACTAGCACCTTACCCATAACTGAATTAAGCAAGCTTACTAATCACCCAGAGAATTTTATAGGAGTTCATTTTTTCAATCCACCACAATTGATGAAGTTAGTAGAAGTAATTCCAGGAAAGGACACTGATAAGCAGGTAGTTGATGAATTAACCAGGTTTGTACACAGTATAGATAAGAATCCTGTTATTTGTAAAAAGGATGTTTCGGGATTCATCGTGAATAGAATTTTCATACCTCTTGTTCATGAGGCCTTACACTCGATGGACAGAGATAAAGTGTCTATGGATGTGATAGATTCCGCAGTAAAGTTCAAACTTAATTTTCCAATGGGAATTTTTGAATTAGCTGACTATACGGGTCTGGATGTAATTTACAAGGCATCGTATGAAATGAGCTTGAGAGATAAGCATGTGTTATTAATGCATCCAAGAATCAAAGAGCTATATGAAGGCAATCAACTAGGGCAAAAGACTGGCAAAGGATTTTACGAATACAAAAAAGAGAATTATGAAAGAGTGAACTTGACTGAAGAAAAGGCCGCGCAGTATGAGCCCTTATCTATTGTAGGGGTAGCTGCAAATAATGCCGCATGGCTAGTTGAAAATGAAGTATGCACACTAGAGGATCTAAATCTCGCACTTAGTTTAGGGATGGGCCTAAAGACAGGAATATTCGATTTGGTTAGGAAATTATCACCATCAAGAGTTTTAGAAAACCTCAAATCATTAGGAGAACAACAAGAGTTTTATCATCCGAACAAATACATAGAAAATTTCAAGTAA